In the Populus trichocarpa isolate Nisqually-1 chromosome 1, P.trichocarpa_v4.1, whole genome shotgun sequence genome, GCGGGATAGCCGAACAAGCTGTTTCATCTATAAGAACTGTATATTCATATGTAGCAGAGAATCAAACACTTGATAAGTTCAGTCGTGCACTTCAACAAACAATGGAATTAGGAATAAAGCAAGGTTTCGCAAAGGGACTGTTGATGGGGAGCATGGGAATGATTTATGTTGGATGGTCTTTTCAGGCTTGGTTAGGTACTTATTTGGTGacagaaaaaggagaaaaaggagGCTCTATCTTCGTAGCTGGAATCAATATCATCATGGGAGGATTGTAagttccttttgtttctattttcctCTTTTGATAATTTCTTTGAAGCAGACTAACTGATTTAATTTGAGTTCAAGAACTCATAGTTTTTACTCTGCAATTGCAGGAGTGTTTTAGGAGCACTCCCAAATCTAACTTCCATCACAGAGGCAATGGCTGCTTCTACTCGTATTTTTCAAATGATTGATCGAACTCCTAGTATAGACTCGGAGGATAAGAAGGGGAAGGCTTTGTCATATATAAGAGGAGAAATTCAATTTCAGgacatatattttaattatccaTCAAGACCTGATACACCAATCTTGCAAGGCTTGAATCTCACGATTCCAGCAGGTAAGACAGTTGGTCTTGTGGGAGGCAGTGGTTCTGGAAAATCCACAGTGATTTCATTGCTTCAAAGATTTTATGACCCCAACGAAGGACAAATTCTCTTGGATGGACACAAAGTAAATAGGCTTCAGCTCAAATGGTGGAGATCGCAAATGGGTCTGGTTAACCAGGAACCAGTCCTCTTTGCAACATCTATAAAGGAGAATATACTGTTTGGGAAGGAAGGAGCATCGATGGACGATGTGGTAAATGCTGCTAAGGATGCAAATGCTCATGACTTCATTACCAAGTTACCAGATGGATATGAAACTCAAGTAagctatcttttttcttttttaaactaaCAATTTATTTCTCGAATTCATTTCAATAGaatttcatagaaatattgatgGAAAGAAATTCTAATAGCAGGTCTCAGATGTTTCTTTAGtaagaaaatggaaaacaattaatttatgaattttgtttctAGGCATTTAACTCAAATTCTGTATGTTAAGTTAACATGCTGTTCTTGATTTCCTAGACATTTATTCAACAGTCATTTTTGGCATTTAATTCAGTTAACTAGAATTCTTGAAGTCTGAAAAGGTCAGAACGTAAGATAGATTACAGTAGTTCCTGATTAAACACCATCTTCATGAATTCCTCAGGTTGGTCAATTCGGATTCCAACTATCTGGTGGCCAAAAGCAGAGAATTGCCATAGCAAGGGCTCTGATCAGGGACCCCAAAATCCTGCTTCTTGATGAAGCAACCAGTGCACTGGATGTACAGTCAGAAAGAATAGTTCAGGACGCAATAGATGAGGCATCGAAAGGAAGGACGACAATCACCATTGCGCATCGCCTCTCCACAATCAGAACAGCAAACCTTATTGTGGTTCTACAAGCAGGGAGAGTAATCGAATCAGGTTCACATGAACAGCTAATGCAAAAAAATGATGGACAGGGCGGGGAATACTTCCGGATGGTGCAATTGCAGATGGCATCACAAAATGAAGCTTCTAATGACTTCACTTATCACAATGATGGGCATAGCTTCCACAGGATGAGTCCTGCGCCAAGCCCACTGAGTGTGAGAAGAAGCGTTCCAGGCACTCCACTGTTAAACCCCTTTAGCCCGGCATTCTCTATGGGCACCCCTTATTCCTTCTCAATCTACGATCCCGCAGATGAAAGTTTCGAAGATGATTTATACCAACTGAATTATCCAGCTCCTTCTCAGTGGCGTCTGCTGAGAATGAATGCACCGGAATGGGGAAGTGCCTTGATTGGATGCTTGGCGGCAATAGGTTCTGGAGCAGTTCAACCTATTAATGCTTACTGTGTGGGATCGCTCATATCGAACTACTTTCTCAGTGACAAATCCGCCGCCAAGCATAAATCCAACAAATTGTCTCTTGTTTTCTTAGGCATTGCTGCTCTAGATTTCATCACCAGTCTCCTCCAACACTACAATTTTGCAGTCATGGGAGAAAAGTTGACAAGGAGAGTACGTGAGAAACTGCTAGCAAAGCTGATGACTTTTGAAATAGGGTGGTTTGATGATGACGAGAACACAAGTGCATCAATTTGTGCAAAGTTAGCCACCGAAGCCAACATGTTTCGATCTCTTGTTGGGGACCGAATGTCATTGCTGGTTCAAGCATTCTTCGGGTCTCTCTTTGCTTATACACTAGGGCTTATTCTCACGTGGAGGCTCGCCCTTGTGATGATTGCAGTACAGCCATTAGTTGTTGGGAGCTATTATTCAAAGAGTGTTTTGATGAAAAGCATGGCAGGGAAGGCACAAAAAGCTCAAAAGGAAGGAAGTCAGTTGGCAAGTGAAGCTGTTATTAACCATAGAACCATAACCGCATTCTCTTCTCAGAGAAGAATGTTGGGGCTTTTCAGAGCTACCTTGAGAGGTCCCAGAGAGGAGAGTGCTAGACACTCTTGGTTGTCAGGTTTTGGCCTGTTTAGCTCACAATTTCTTAATACAGCTTCTACTGCACTAGCTTTCTGGTACGGAGGAAGGCTTTTGACGGAAGGTTTGATATCCCCAGAGCACCTTTTCCAGGCATTTTTGATACTGCTTTTCTCTGCTTATGTCATTGCAGAAGCTGGAAGTATGACCAATGATTTATCGAAAGGAGGGAATGCCATTCGATCGGTGTTAGCAATCCTAGATAGGAAAAGCGAGATTGACCCAAATAACTCTTGGGGTGCTTTGGACATCAAAAAGAAGTTGAAGGGCCAAGTAGAGTTCAACAATGTCTTCTTTGCATATCCAACAAGACCAGACCAAATGATCTTCAAGGGCTTGAACCTTAAAATTGATGCAGGGAAGACAATGGCACTGGTGGGACCAAGTGGTTCTGGAAAATCTACCGTCATTGGACTTATAGAGAGGTTTTATGATCCCATGAAAGGAACAGTTTTTATTGATGGACAGGACGTAAAGAGCTACAATCTGAGGTTGCTGAGATCTCATATTGCGTTAGTCAGCCAGGAACCAACACTGTTTGCTGGTACTATCCGTGAAAATATTGCCTATGGTAAAGAGGATGCAAGAGAATCTGAGATACGAAAGGCTGCAGTTCTTGCCAATGCACATGAATTCATCAGGTATGAAAGATGTTATAGTCAATGTTACAGAATTAATTTTCCATCCAAAAGAAGTAATGGTTATAACTTTTAAGGGCGAGAATTGAGCTGTCTAAGGACGCATTACGATATAAATTAACAAAGTATGTAAATATTCTTTGCCTGGTTTTGATCTGAGAATCTGCAAATTGAAGCTATTAACCTCTCATTCCATTTCATTTGTGCCTTTTTTGCAGTGGAATGAAAGAAGGATATGATACCTACTGTGGAGAAAGAGGGGTTCAGTTGTCTGGAGGTCAAAAGCAAAGGATAGCACTTGCTCGTGCGATAATCAAGGACCCATCAATCCTCTTGCTGGATGAGGCAACTAGTGCGCTTGACAGTGTGTCAGAGAGCTTAGTTCAAGAGGCACTTGAGAAGATGATGGTTGGCAGAACATGTGTAGTCATTGCTCATCGGCTGTCAACAATACAGAAATCCAACTGCATTTCAGTTATCAAGAATGGAAAAGTTGTGGAACAAGGTTCACACAGTCAACTAATGGAATTGGGTAGTGGAGGAGCGTACTACTCTCTGACAAGAATACAAAGTGGAAGCTCCTCTTATCATTGAAGCAGGATGGTTGTTCTTCTCAGAATTCCTTCCTATCAAATAATCAGGAGATAACCTGGAGGGTAATGGGTCTTTTATCTATGCAAAAGTTATTCCCTGGCACTTGTGGTATCATTGTCGATCCTCCATCCTTTCCCTCGCAAAAGggattttaaaatgtttatatttGTAGCACGTATTTCTGCAAGCTGACAGGACCTGGCCACAACATCCTGCCTAATCTTGCAATGCCTTCTTTTCCTAGGTTCTCTTTATGTTGCTGGAAGTTATCTCTtcttggatgctattaaacatcATAGTTTATGCAATTGCCTACCTATACTCTTCATTGCTACTGGATAATGCAATAAGCAACTTAATCGGAATAGAAAAGATGAAGAGTACAAAATTTTGGTGTTCATATTCAATATGATTTGTATTAGAAACTtgcatctttctttttatctgtTGATATTTGCTCGCATGATGATACTTGCATCCTCATTTACCTTATCGATTCTTGTTACTTACTATCATTAATGGAACAGAAGCTTCTATTcaattattgattcttgagaGATCTATTTCAACTCCTTTGTGTGATGTTGGCTCATAGTTTCCTTACGGAGAAGATGCATgcttaaagaaagagaaatgggAAGCGTATAAAATGCCATTTTTGCTCTTTTATACACTGCATTATTAGTGATTGCCAGGGTGCAAAATCCTGGCAGATGTTCGGAGGTGAATTCGTCATAGAATATGGAAATGGAAGTAACTGTTATTACAGAGGCCTGTAATTCAAACTTTATGAAGGGAAGGTTTCTGTCTTCTGAGTATTTTGAGGTGAGAAGACCTGGAAAAATACTAATCCTTCTTTGCAGAAAGTGAGTTCTGATACCCACTTTAACCCTAGTTTAACACCCGGAGAAATACCAGTTGTTTCTCAACATACGGAATATGTAAGATCAAAACTATGTGAATGCTGATATAATTATTCTTCATGAATAAAGAAGATCACTgtcaaagaaatattttaaaatataaactattaGATCATTGTCTGCATGCTGTGAAACATTATCCTTGGCAAAGTTTTGACAGAGGATAAATTTAAGCATTTTGATTGTTACATGTGAGAAAAGGTCATGTATACAGCACATGGATGGAATCTGAGAAAGATGAATTTATCTAAATGTCTTATGCAATGATCACTTACAAGAACAAGAATCTAAAAATGCATACCGAGTTGACATATTCAATGTCTTGGATAAATGAAACTCTCTGATACacatttctctttttctttcatagAAGAAGAGCAATTAACAACTAGTTTTAAGGGAAAGAAAGATCTGTTACATAATCATTGGAGGAAAATCTACTTGTTTCTACTTCATTGGCAGGAGATGACAAACTGCTGGCAGAATTTGTTTGCAGAACATTTGCAAAATGTGAAACCAAATAACAACCAAGAAAAAGGGAGCATAGCGAGTTACTGCCCCTACATAACTATGGAAACGCAAAGAATGATTCTAACCTCGTAATCATCACTTCAAGGacaaactattatttatttaatgtctaATGTCTATATCTTCAGCAATAGTGAGAGATAATGACTCTTAGCAGGTTTGTAGACCAGCATGTAGACAAAATAAATAGTGAGCCAAAGCATAGGGCGACGGATATTAatatgactattttttttattccttggtCACCTTATGAAGAACCAAGTGCCGGCTAATTTACTAGATGGCTGGATGCTTCTGGCATTTCATAACAGTATAATGAGATAATAACAATACACAAAAACATAGGGTCTTGTACATAATTAAACGACTGAACTATCCAGTCCCTTCTGAATGGCGTCTGCTGAAAATGAACGCACCTGAATGGGGACGTGCCTTGATTGGATGCTTGGCTGCGATAGGTGCTGTAGCTATTCAACCTATTAATGCTTACTGTGTGGGATCACTTGTATCAAAATACTTCCGCAGTGACAAATCTGCTGTAAAAAATAAGTCCAACATATCGGCATTGATTTCTGTAGTTATTGGTGCTCTCAACTTCATCACCAGCCTCCTTCAACATTATAATTTTGCAGTTATGGGTGAGAGGTTGACAAAAAGAGTACGCAAGAAACTTCAAGCAAAGCTGATGACTTATGAGATGGGTtggtttgatgatgatgagaataCAAGTGCAGCAAGTTGTGCAAGGCTAGCCACTGAAGCCAGCATTGTTCGGTCCCTTGTTGGGGATAGGATGTCATTGCTAGAACAAACTTTCTTTGGTTCTGTCTTTGCATATGCACTAGGACTTGTTCTCACATGGAGGATAACCCTTGTTGTGATTGATTAAAGACTGTTTTGATGAAAAGTATCGCCGGGAAagcacaaaaaacacaaatggaCACTTCAGGTTTTGGCCTGTTTAGCTCCCAAGTTTTTTAACACAGCTTTTATCACACTAACATACTGGTATGGTTGGAGCTCATGACAGAAGGGTTAACAACCTCATAGCACCTTTCCTAGCATTTTTATACTTCTTTTCACTGCTTATGTCATCAGAAGCTGAAAGCATGACTAATGATTTATCCAAAGGTAGCAATGCCATGCGAGCAGTATTTGCAATTCTCGATAGGAAAAGTGAGATTGATCCAAATAACTCGTTGGGTACTTCAAACATCAAGAGAAAGCTAAACATCCAAGTGGAGCTCAACAATGTCTTTGCATATCCAACAAGACCAGATCAAATGATCTTCAATGTCTTGAACCTTAAAATTGATGCAGGGAAGACAGTGGCACTGGTGGGGCTGGTTCTGGAAAATATACCATCATTGGACTTGTTGAAAGGTTTTATGATTCCTTGAATGGAGCAGTTTTTATTGATCTACAGGAGATAACCAGCTTCAATTTGAGAACTCTAGGATCTCTGTAATGTTTTGTATTAAAAGATAGGAAATGGCAACAAGGCCCTTGAATGcttagatgtaggaataaattaaatgaggggtCGTGTGGTAATTGAACAatagttgatatatataaatagagagaaggaaaaaaaaaaaaaaaacaaaagagagatctgaattttgagagagaaccggcaggagagaaagggagaaagaagaagaagaagagaaaagagggaaattagaaaggaaatagaaaggagttggagaaaataagtaaaaaggtaagattatgtataaatatatgttaattaagctttaatttcgattttgataaatgttagggttatgaaaatttgtgttttgggtttaattgatgaattaaattgaatgttataaggttgattgttatgggtaattgattaatgagttgattatggaagattgtgatgattttgagttatgaattgtgtaaatggtgaatgttgagttagaaatttggcaagaacagtaggtttctgttaaaaattctgggttggaggttgaagatgacaaaatttcggtttggtccctcaattttggaaaattacagtttagtccccatactttggaaaatttgcagattggtccctggagcctattccgagaatctgaacagaataacatatgaattatggacataattactgtatagataagagaatttaacactttcaatttggtcctccaatttgacaaaaattacaatttgaccctaaaaatttggtaaaattccagaatggtccttggagtat is a window encoding:
- the LOC18095900 gene encoding ABC transporter B family member 15, with protein sequence MGGKDSMFRYADSKDKLLMFFGVLGSIGDGLQYPLTMYVLSHVINEYGSSSASVSIDTVNKYSLKLLYVAIAVGLSAFVEGLCWTRTAERQTSIMRMEYLKSVLRQEVGFFDTQEAGSSTTHQVVSTISNDANSIQVAICDKIPNCLAYMSTFVFCLVTSYMLSWKLALAALPLTLMFIIPGLVFGKFMMDVIMKMIESYGVAGGIAEQAVSSIRTVYSYVAENQTLDKFSRALQQTMELGIKQGFAKGLLMGSMGMIYVGWSFQAWLGTYLVTEKGEKGGSIFVAGINIIMGGLSVLGALPNLTSITEAMAASTRIFQMIDRTPSIDSEDKKGKALSYIRGEIQFQDIYFNYPSRPDTPILQGLNLTIPAGKTVGLVGGSGSGKSTVISLLQRFYDPNEGQILLDGHKVNRLQLKWWRSQMGLVNQEPVLFATSIKENILFGKEGASMDDVVNAAKDANAHDFITKLPDGYETQVGQFGFQLSGGQKQRIAIARALIRDPKILLLDEATSALDVQSERIVQDAIDEASKGRTTITIAHRLSTIRTANLIVVLQAGRVIESGSHEQLMQKNDGQGGEYFRMVQLQMASQNEASNDFTYHNDGHSFHRMSPAPSPLSVRRSVPGTPLLNPFSPAFSMGTPYSFSIYDPADESFEDDLYQLNYPAPSQWRLLRMNAPEWGSALIGCLAAIGSGAVQPINAYCVGSLISNYFLSDKSAAKHKSNKLSLVFLGIAALDFITSLLQHYNFAVMGEKLTRRVREKLLAKLMTFEIGWFDDDENTSASICAKLATEANMFRSLVGDRMSLLVQAFFGSLFAYTLGLILTWRLALVMIAVQPLVVGSYYSKSVLMKSMAGKAQKAQKEGSQLASEANVGAFQSYLESSQFLNTASTALAFWYGGRLLTEGLISPEHLFQAFLILLFSAYVIAEAGSMTNDLSKGGNAIRSVLAILDRKSEIDPNNSWGALDIKKKLKGQVEFNNVFFAYPTRPDQMIFKGLNLKIDAGKTMALVGPSGSGKSTVIGLIERFYDPMKGTVFIDGQDVKSYNLRLLRSHIALVSQEPTLFAGTIRENIAYGKEDARESEIRKAAVLANAHEFISGMKEGYDTYCGERGVQLSGGQKQRIALARAIIKDPSILLLDEATSALDSVSESLVQEALEKMMVGRTCVVIAHRLSTIQKSNCISVIKNGKVVEQGSHSQLMELGSGGAYYSLTRIQSGSSSYH